The Phenylobacterium immobile (ATCC 35973) nucleotide sequence GTGCACCAGATCACGGCATCGACGGCCTCTTCGCTGCCATCAGGCCACACCACGCCCTTTGCCGTGAAGCGCACGAAGGGGCGCACTGCGTGCAGGACGCCGCGCGTCCGGGCGGCCTTAACCGGTTCAACCATGACAATGTCGCCAAGTCCGCCTGGCGGCGGCGCCTCGGGGCCAACGCCTTCCTTAGCCTCCCATCGCGCAGTCGCGCGCTCGAACAGGACCCGGCCGTCCACGTCGTCCGCCAGAAAGATCGGATCGCGCGGCGTCACCCAGGTGGCGTCGGCGACTTCCGACACTTCGGCCAGAACCTGCGCGCCGCTATTGCCGCCGCCGACGACCAGGACGCGCTTTCCCGTGAACGGCTGCGGCCCGGCGTAGTGCGCCGAGTGCAGTTGAAGGCCCTCGAACCCGGCCTGGCCAGGATAGGCCGGCAGGAAAGGGGCGTTCCAAGTGCCGGTTGCGCTGATCACTGCGCGAGTGCGCCAGGTTTTGTGGTCAGTCCGCACGAGGAGTCCATCGTCGGCCTTGGTGACCGCCGTCACCCGCCGGGGTCTCTCGACAGGAAACTCATAGCGGCGCTCGTAGGCGGCGAGGTAGGCGATCACCTCCTCACGGCTGGGATAGATCTCTCTGCAGGGCGGCATAGGCCAGCCAGGGAGCGAGCTCCATTGGGCTGGTGAAAAGAGCCGCAGAGACGGCCAGCCATGGCGCCAAGCGCCGCCGGGCGCGGGCTCCGCATCGAGAAGGATGTAGGAGAGGCCGCTGCGCCGCAGGAAATAGGCTGTGGCCAGATCTCGGCGACCAGCTCCTCGAAGGCGTAGGCCTCATCGCCAAAGCGCTTGCCGAAGGTGCGGTCCAGTCGATGGGCCGCGCCCGACCAGTGCAGTTGCTCGTGCGCCTTGGTCGCCAGGAAGTCGTCGGGTGTGTTGAAGGCGTCCGGGTGGGGCAGACGGATCAGGTCCAGGGCCGGTACATAGCAGGCGGCGCCGCCCCCAAACTCAACCCGCGCTGGGATTGCATCCAACACGGCGTTGCGCGTGGCGGCGCGGGCGGCAGGGTCAGGATCGGCGATGTCGAGGAAGGCGCGGGGACAGTCGGTCAGCTGCTCGGCGTTGAAGACGCTATAGGTCTTCAGATAGCGCAGGACGCGGGGGTCGCCGGCCTCGTCCGCCACACCCCCGTCCGGCCCGTCGGTCGGCTCGCCCAGCACCCGGGTCTTGTAGAGGATCGCCGGCGAGGCCTTCTCGCCCTTGGCGACCGGCGCATCGATGGCCAGGGCCTGTCGGAAGGTGAACCAGTAGGGCGAGCGATAGCCGCGCACCGCGCCTGAAAAGGCAAGGAGCCAAGCGTTACTGCCGCTGAAGGGCTCGCCGTTCGCCCGCAAGGGCAACCTCGGATCGGCGCTGGCCATCCAGGCTTGGCGCCACGGCGGCACGCCCGCCTCGATGCGGGCGATGATGTCTAGGATCAGGTCGTCGAGCGGGTTGGACATAGGAACCTCGGGTCCGCCCCCGGGCCAATCCCGGAGCGCTTGCCCGCTCCGTCCCTTCCTCCAACCCTTTGCCGGCCAGGCCGCCGACGCAAAAGGAGCCGCCGGCTGATCACCGGCGGCTCCCGTTCAACGCCTGCGGTCCGTCAAGCCGCGGCGGGCAGGATGGTCTGGGGCGGCCAACGCTCGAGGATGGCGCTCAGCACGTCCGGTCGGTCGATCGGCACGAAGACTCGCGGGGTGTAGGCGATGATCTCGACGAAGCAGCCCAGCGCCACGAAGCTGGCGCGCTGCGCTGCCGCGCCGACGATCTCCAACCGCTGGCGATCCATCACCTTGGCCCGGCGCAACCAGAGCCCGCCGCTCAAGGCGACGGAAGCGCCTTCTGCCAAAACCAGGCGGGCGGCCGAGACGCCGTCGCCGACAGCGCTCGCGGTGTCGGTCAGGCCCAAGGCGATCTTCAGAGGAGTGACCTGCGCCGGGTCCAGCAGGCGGCCCAGCCAACGGCGCCCATCCGGAGCCTTGAGCCGTCGCACGGACGTGCGTTTGTCCGGCAGGCTGCTCCAGATCGGCAGCAGGAGCCCGGTCACCAGCACGAGTTCGCGGGTGACCCACGGGTCGGCCGCCGCCAGCTCGGCGTCCCAAGCCGAGCGCCAGGCCGCTTCGTCCACCCCCTCCCAGGCCGACTCCTCATAGGCCTTCAACGGCGCGACGCTGCGCTTTTCGGGCCGGATCAGCCGCACCGCCGGGACCAGGCGGTCGTCGTCATTCGTGGTGGTCAGGCCCTGGATGACCAGGGCGGCGCGGCCGGACTTGCTGTTCACCGCGAACACCCGCGCGTCTGGATTGGTGTCCGACAAAGCCGCCTCGGCGCCCATCAGGGCCCGGGCGGTGCGCACCTGGACGCGAAGCAGCCGCGTTTCCGCACCTGTCACCGCGTCGGTCCGGATGAGGGTCTCGTGATTGATGTCACGGCCCGAGATGTAGAACACCACATCGACATCGACCGGGTCGACCGCGGTCTTGCGCAGAATGGTGTATTTCGCGAACGACCCGGCCTTGACCACCTTAGTGATCTTGATCTCGGTCTTGTCACGGACGCGCTTGCACAACTCGGTGATCAGGCGGTCGACCTGGGCGTGGTATTCTTTGCGCTTGTCGGCCGGCAGGCGCAGCACGTTGCCGTCATAATAGCGCAGTTCAGTGTTGCTCAACGCCACCTGGCGCCCCCTTTCCGTTGCCGACAATCGGTCGATCGCGTGGTTTACAAAATGTCGCCTTATTATCGGGCTTAGGCTCATATGGAGCCCCAAGGGCCGATTTCAAGGGTATCGGTTTACAAAAAACACACTACATACGCCATATGTAAACCGGCATGGTGCAGGAGGTGGACGATGATTGGACACAGGATAAAGGTTGCGCGCGCTGCGGCCGGGCTGTCCCTCCGCGGCCTGGCAGAGGTGATGGGCGGGGTGGTGTCTGCCCAGGCCATTGGCAAGTATGAGCGCAATGAGGATATGCCTGGCTCGCGCGCCCTCATGGCCCTCGCCGACTCGCTTGGCGTGACCGAAGACTATCTTCTTTCGGAGGATGAGATCGCCCTGGAGGGCGTGGACTTCCGGAAGAAAGCCGGATCCTCGGCGCGTGAAGAAGCAACGCTCGAAGCCCGCACGATTCACATGCTCGAACGCTACTTGGCGATCGAAGACCTGCTGCATCTGCGCAGCGTCGACTGGGAGCAGCCTCGCAGCGCGCCGCACCCTGTCGGGGACCTGCGGGACGCCGAGGACGCCGCCCGCTCGGTGCGCGACGATTGGGGCCTCGGCAATGACCCTATCCCCCAGCTCGCGGAACTTCTTGAGGAACGCGGCGTGAAGGTGATGTCACTTGAGCTCGATGACATCGACGGCCTAGCGGCCAAGGTCCGGCGGCGAGGCCGAGACGCGGCCCGCGTCATCGTAATAAAGCGCAGCAGTTGGTCGGAGAGGAAACGCTTCAACCTCGCGCACGAGCTTGGCCACATGGTCCTGAGCGTGGCCGCTGGCCTCGATGAGGAGAAGGCCGCGCACAGATTCGCGGGTGCGTTTCTGGTACCGGCAGATGTGTTGCGCGCGGAGGTCGGCGCCAGCCGATCGTCGCTAAGCTTAGGCGAGCTCGTCGCGCTCAAGGAACGGTTCGGCGTCAGCCTGCAGGCGCTTACCTATCGGTGCAAAGATTTGGGCATCATCAACCAGGCGGCCTTTGCGAAGTTGTTTCGCGTCTTCGCGGAACGAGGCTGGAGGGCCTACCCATTCGAAGAGCCCGGCAGGATGAAGCCGGAGCTAGAGGAGCCCAGACGGTTCGAGCGCCTGTGCTACCGCGCGCTGGCCGAAGGGGTCATTGGTGAAGCGCGCGCCGCCGAACTCCTAGGCATCTCATCGCGCGAACTGGACGCCCGTCTCGATCAGGTGGCGGCATAGTCCAATGGCGGTCCTGGTTTCCGACACCTCGGTCATCATCGACCTGGAGCGGGGAACGCTGCTGGACGACCTCTTTCGCCTCCCCTTTGAATTTGCGGTGCCCGATCTCCTATTCCGCCGTGAACTCGCCGGCGCCCTAGGCGATCGCCTCATTGCGCTCGGTTTGCGGGTCGAAGAGCTGACTTCGGTCGAATTGACGCGCGCCACGACGGTCCGTCGTGACAGGAAGGAGCTTTCCACACCCGACACCTTCGCGTTCGCCATCGCAGAGGGCCGACAGTGGCCCTTGCTAACTGGCGATGGCGGCCTTCGGCGTCTCGCGGCGGAGTGCCACGTGGCCTTTCATGGCGTCCTTTGGATTTGTGACCAGCTCGAAACGGGATCGCATGTGCCGCGGCCAAGACTACACGCCGGCCTGACCGCGCTCTCGTCTCATCCCCGTTGCCGGCTGCCGGCCGCTGAGGTGCGCCATCGCCTCGATCGATACGCTGAATAGAGTCGCCAGCCGTATGATCTGGGCGAGACCGCGCCTAGATAGAGTGAAGGCCGCAAGGAGCCTGGCCGCAGGCCACGGCGGGACGCGCCGTCGAGCGGCCGGCGGCGCCTGAAGGCGCCCGTCAGGGGCGGACCCGTAGGAGCCGCGGCACGCGGCGGGACCGAGCACGCCCGCCGGCCGCTCTCCGTTTCCGGGGTGTTGCGGGGTGTCCCCGCAGAAGGGGTCGGCCGAGACTTCGGGCTCGGCCGCAGGGGAAGGCTTTCCCCAATGCACCCTAGTGTTTGAAGATCAGCAGTCCCAAGCCGACCATGACAATGCCAGCCAGAACAATCACGCCATAGACCCACACGGGCCGGGGGCGCCGAAGGCGCGCGCCCCGGTTAAGACGAGTTGTCGACTGGATCATGCGGTAATTAAACGCCAAAGGGCTGGAGGCGCCAAGAGAGCCCCCTCCCCTCGCGTTGGCCCACCCAGGCGCTCCGCTTTGCATGGATTCTTAATGACATTCCTTGCAAACTGACTGCGGAGGCCTAAGTTGGAGCCATGAGCAAGTTCGACCAGTTCAAGGCCAAGCTCCGCCCGGGGCAGACCTATCGCCGGGCGGACCTGGCCCAATGGTCGACGGCGGTCGATCGTCACCTCAAGGAGGCGGTGCAGGCCGGCGTGCTGACCAAGCTGGCTGGCGGCCTCTACTATGCGCCTAAACAAACCGCCTTCGGGAAGGCCCCGCCTGAGGACGATACCCTGGTGTCGACCTTCCTCAAGGGCGGCCCGTTCCTGCTGGCGTCGCCCAACGCCTACAATGCCCTTGGGGTCGGCACGACCCAGCTGCACAACAAGACCGTGGTCTATAACCACAAGCGCCACGGCAAATTCGCGCTCGGCGGCCGCACCTACGATTTTCGGATGAAGCCCGCCTTCCCGAAGAAGCTCACGGCTGAGTTTCTGATGGTCGACCTGGTCAACAACCTGGATCAGCTCGGCGAAAGCGCCGAAGACGTGCTCGAGCGCGTCAAGGCGCGGCTGGCCGCCAGTGACCGGGCGCGCGTGAAAAAGGCCGCCCAGTCCTACGGCTCCGAGCGGGCCAAGAAGTTCTTCGCCCGCGCCCTGGCCGAGGTTGGAACCCAGGATGCCGCGTGATTTCCTGCACAACCATCGTCAGTTTGCCGATCTGATCCGGATCGTCGCTCAGGCGCAGGGCATTGCGCCCGCCTTGGTCGAGAAGGACTATTGGATCATGCAGAGCCTCTACGGCCTGCAGCAGCTGGGCCTGACCTTCGAGCTGAAGGGCGGCACATCGCTCTCCAAGGGCTACGGACTGATCAGTCGTTTCTCGGAAGACATCGACATCCGCATCGAGCCGCCGGCCGATCCGCCGGTGATGATCGGCCGCAACCACGACAAGGCGGCTCACGTCCAAGGCCGCAAGGACTTCTATGATCGGCTGGCGCAGACCATCGTCATCGACGGCATCACCTCGGTCGAGCGCGACACGCCGTTTGATGACCCTCGCCAATATCGCAGCGCCGGCATTCGCCTGACCTACGCCAGCATCAATGGATCGGTCGAAGGCCTGAAAGACGGCGTGCTGCTGGAAGTCGGCTTCGACGATGTCGCGCCCAACGAAGCCCGCGATATCAGCTCGTGGGCCTATGACTTCGCCGCCAGCCAGGTCGAGATCATCGACAACCGCGCCCTGGGCGTCGCCTGCTATCACCCGGGCCATACGCTGGTCGAAAAGCTGCAGGCGATCTCCACCAAGTTCCGCCAGCAGCAGGATACCGGCGCGTTCCCACCCAACTTCATGCGCCACTACTACGACGTCTATTCGCTGCTCCAGGATCCGAGCGTGCAGGCGTTTGTCGGCACGCAAAACTATCTCGACCACAAGGCCAAGCGGTTCCCGAAGGCCGACAATCCGGTCATCGCCGAGAACGAAGCCTTCGTACTGAGCGACCCCGAGACCCGCGCCACGCTGCAGAAGGCCTACGCCGCGTCGAGCGCGCTCTATTTCCGCGGCCAACCAGCCTTCGACGAGATTCTGGCCGAAATCGCCAAGTGGTCGCCCAAGCTATAACGCGACCGCCAGTCGCTCGGCCGCGCCGATCAAAATGAAGGCTGCAAGGAGCCTGGACACAGGCCAGGCGGGACGCGCCGTCGAGCGGCCGGCGGCGCCTGAAGGCGCCCGTCAGGGGCGGACCCGTAGGAGCCGCGGCACGCGGCGGGACCGAGCACGCCCGCCGGCCGCTCTCCGTTTCCGGGGCGTTGCAGGGTATCCCCCGCGTGAAGGGGTCAGCTGAGAGGCAAGGCTCGGCGGCAGGGGAAGGCCTTCCTCCCCTGGCAGTGCTCCGCGGATGCATGGATTTCAATGCGTCTAGGGACCGCGCCTCAGGAAGGCGGCGCGTTAGATCCAGGTCAGTGCTACGAATGGCGCGTCCCGCTTCTCCG carries:
- a CDS encoding ArsO family NAD(P)H-dependent flavin-containing monooxygenase, which produces MATAYFLRRSGLSYILLDAEPAPGGAWRHGWPSLRLFSPAQWSSLPGWPMPPCREIYPSREEVIAYLAAYERRYEFPVERPRRVTAVTKADDGLLVRTDHKTWRTRAVISATGTWNAPFLPAYPGQAGFEGLQLHSAHYAGPQPFTGKRVLVVGGGNSGAQVLAEVSEVADATWVTPRDPIFLADDVDGRVLFERATARWEAKEGVGPEAPPPGGLGDIVMVEPVKAARTRGVLHAVRPFVRFTAKGVVWPDGSEEAVDAVIWCTGFGPALEHLRPLGVLTAESKAAVNGTRSVVEPRLWLVGYGEWTGFASATLVGVMRGARQTAREVEAALAAQQLSARST
- a CDS encoding helix-turn-helix domain-containing protein; translation: MIGHRIKVARAAAGLSLRGLAEVMGGVVSAQAIGKYERNEDMPGSRALMALADSLGVTEDYLLSEDEIALEGVDFRKKAGSSAREEATLEARTIHMLERYLAIEDLLHLRSVDWEQPRSAPHPVGDLRDAEDAARSVRDDWGLGNDPIPQLAELLEERGVKVMSLELDDIDGLAAKVRRRGRDAARVIVIKRSSWSERKRFNLAHELGHMVLSVAAGLDEEKAAHRFAGAFLVPADVLRAEVGASRSSLSLGELVALKERFGVSLQALTYRCKDLGIINQAAFAKLFRVFAERGWRAYPFEEPGRMKPELEEPRRFERLCYRALAEGVIGEARAAELLGISSRELDARLDQVAA
- a CDS encoding nucleotidyl transferase AbiEii/AbiGii toxin family protein, whose protein sequence is MPRDFLHNHRQFADLIRIVAQAQGIAPALVEKDYWIMQSLYGLQQLGLTFELKGGTSLSKGYGLISRFSEDIDIRIEPPADPPVMIGRNHDKAAHVQGRKDFYDRLAQTIVIDGITSVERDTPFDDPRQYRSAGIRLTYASINGSVEGLKDGVLLEVGFDDVAPNEARDISSWAYDFAASQVEIIDNRALGVACYHPGHTLVEKLQAISTKFRQQQDTGAFPPNFMRHYYDVYSLLQDPSVQAFVGTQNYLDHKAKRFPKADNPVIAENEAFVLSDPETRATLQKAYAASSALYFRGQPAFDEILAEIAKWSPKL